CTGCACCATTAGGTGCACGTCGAGCGGCAGGCTGGTGAGGCGGCGCACGGCTTTGAAGAGCGCGACGTCGCCCAGGATCTGGGGAGCGAAGACGCCGTCCATCACGTCGAGGTGGATCCAGTCGGCCCCGGCCTCCTCCAGCCGCGCCAGCTCCTCGGCCAGCCGCCCCAGGTCGGCCGCGAGCACGCCCACCGATAGCAAGGTCTCAGGCATCGACCCTTTCCGCCTCCTCCCGCATGACGTCCAGGAACTGGTCGACGTTCTTGATCGTGTCCATCTCCTTGATCCAGCGCCGTCCCACCTGGATAGCGAAGCGCTCGGCCACCGCGCGCTTTTCCGGGTCTTCGATGCTGGAGATGTCCCAAACGCTGACGATGCCCATCATGCGCCGGAGCGCCTTGGTGCCGGCGATGCCCACCATGTCGCGGAATACGGTGGCGAGGTAGTCCTTGCGGAAGCGGGCGAAGTCCGCTTCGCCGCCGGGGTAGGCCCAGTAGTCGGCGGGCATGAGGTCGCCTTCGGGGTGTTCGATCCAGAGGTTCTCGAACTTCTCGGCGAACCGCTCCCAGATCTGCTTCATCGTTTCCATCAGCCAGGTCTGGTAGTCGGCGCGCGCGGCGGGGTCGGGGGTGTGGGCGAAGTGGGAGGCGTAGCTCAGCATCAGGTTCTGCAGCACCGCCGCCACGTCGTAGCCCGCCGGCCCCACGAAGGCGAACTCGGGGTCGATGACCCGGGTCTCCTGCTGGTTGATCATGATCGAGCCGGTGTGCAGGTCGGCGTGGATCAGCGACTGGGCGTGGTTCATGTAGCCTTCCTTGAGCCAGGCCACGCGCTCCTTGAGGTCGCCGTCGCGGCGGACCTCCTGCACCAGGTCGTCCAGCAGCGGGTTCCAGTTGTTCTCGGGCGATTCCTTGAAGGGGTTGGTGTAGACGAAGTCCTCCTGCAGCTTGCGCAGGTGGGGGTTCATGAAGCGCTCCACCAGCGCCTTTTTCTCCTCGCCCTTCAGGTAGAGGTCGGAGGTGTAGAAGAGGGTGTTCGCCAGGAAGGTGGCGATCTGCTCGGCGAAGTTGGGGAACTTGACCCGCCGGACCAGCGGCTTGCGCATGATCTCGTGGCGGTTCAGGTTCACCATCATCAGCGTGGACATCTCGTAGTCGTGGTCGTAGACCCGGGGCGCCAGTCCGGGGGCGTACTTGTTGTGGAGCATGAGCGCCTCGGTCTCGTAGATGACGCGGTCGCGGGTGAGCGGCCAGTCCTCGCCGACGACGCGCAGGTAGGGGAGCGCCTGCTTGACCACCAGGGTGTGCGCCGGGTTCTCGCGGCTCTGGACCACGAAGACCAGGTTGAGGTTGCCGTCCCCGACTTCCTGGACGTCGTAGCTCTCGTCCGGCGGCAGGATCTCGGCCAGCGCCGGCCGGCCTTTCAGGTAGTCGAGGAGCGTCTCGGGGGTGAGCGGTTGGTAGGCCACGGTTACCTCCTTTCGGGGTAGAGCTCGAGCAGGCCCGCTTCGCTGGCGGCGGCGACGCCGCGCTCGGTGATGAGGCCACGCACCAGCCGGGCCGGGGTGACGTCGAAGCCGTAGTTGGCGGCGGGGCTTTCGGGCGGGGTGAGGAGGACGCGCTTGACCTCGCCCTCGTGCAAGCCCTGGATGTACTTGACCTCCTCCTCGCCGCGCTGCTCGATGGGAATCTCGGCCACGCCGTCGCAGATCGACCAGTCGAGGGTGCTGCTGGGCAGCGCCACGTAGAAGGGCACGCCGTTGTCGGCGGCGGCCAGGGCCTTGAGGTAGGTGCCGATCTTGTTGGCCACGTCGCCGCAGCGGGTCACCCGGTCGGCGCCGGTGATCACCAGGTCCACCAGCCCGTGCTGCATCAGGTGCCCGCCCACGTTGTCGGCCACCACGGTGTGGGGCACGCCCTGCTGCACGAGCTCCCAGGCCGTCAGCCGCGCGCCCTGGTTGCGGGGGCGGGTCTCGTCCACCCAGACGTGGATGGGGATGCCCCGCTTCTGCGCCTCGTACATGGGCGCGGTGGCGGTGCCGTAGTCCACGAAGGCGAGCCAGCCGGCGTTGCAGTGGGTGAGGATGTGGACGGTGTCGCCCTTTTTCTCGTAGATCTCCTCGATGATCTTCACCCCGTGCTCGCCGATGCGCCGGCAAAACTCGGCGTCCTCGTCGGCGATGGCCTGGGCGGTGGCGCGGGCGACCTGCACCCCTTCCGCGGGGGTCTGGGCGCGGCTCGCGATTTCGCGCAGCTGGCGGTCCACGGCCCACTCGAGGTTGACCGCGGTGGGGCGGGTCTTCTTGAGCTTCTCGCCCGCTTCGTGCAGGTAGCCCAAAAAGGCCTCCAGCGAGGACTGCGGGGCCTCCAGCGCCGCCAGGTACATGCCCCAGCCCGCCGCCGCGCCGATCAGCCCGGCGCCCCGCAGGTGCATCTCCTTGATGGCCCGGGCCATGGCGTCGCTGCTCGCCAGGTCTTCGATCACGAACGTGTGGGGTAGGGGCCGCTGGTCGATGATCTGCACCGTGCGGTCGTCGCCCGGTTTGAGCCAGATCGTGCGGTAGTGCTCGCCGCCTACGTTCACCTCATGCTTCCTTTCTGCCCGCGAAGAGGATGTTGAACACCAGCGCCGCGAGCAAGATGACGCCGGTGATCAGGGTCTTCATGTAGATGTCCACGGAAACCTGGTCGAGGCCGTTGCGCAGCACCCCCAGGATCAGGAGGCCTACGATCGTCTGAGGGATGCCGCCCACGCCGCCGAAGAGCGAGGTGCCGCCCAGCACCACCGCGCCGATGGCGTCGATGAGCATGCCGTCGAAGGCGGTGGGGGTGGCGCTGCCAAGGCGGCCGATGCCCACCACGCCGGCGAGGCCGGCGGTGAGCGCGCCGATGACCATCACCGCGGTGATCACGCCCTTGGTGTTCACCCCGGCCAGTTCGGCGGCCTTGGGGTTGGCGCCGGTCATGTAGACGTAGCGGCCGAAGCGGGTGTACTTGAGCACCAGGTGGCCGACGAGGAGGGTGAGCGCGGCGACGATGACGAGCCACTTGACGCCGAAGATGCGGCCGCTGCCCAGGGTCTCGGAAAGCGGCGGCAGGTCGAAGAGGATGCGGCCACGCGTCAGGTAGAGGCTGAGGCCCGAGGCGATGAGCGACATGGCCAGGGTGACCATGAACGAGGGGATGCCGAGCCGCGCGGTGCCCACGCCGTTGATCCAGCCCAAGGCGCCCGCAGCCAGCAGCGCCGCGACGAGGGGCCAGGGCTGGGGCAGGTGGCCGGCGGTGTAGTAGGCCGCCACCACGCCGGCGAAGGTGGCCATGTAGGAGACCGAGAGGTCGATCTGGGCGGTGAGCAGCACGAAGGTGATGCCCGTTCCCATGATGGCCAGCAGCGCGACCTGGTTGAGGATGTTGGCGGCGTTCTCCAGCGTGAGGAAGCTGTCGGAGTAGACCGAGAAGAACAGGATCAGCGCCAGCAGCGTCCAGACCGGGGCGAACTCACGGCTCTTGGCCAGGAAGGTCCGCCAGCGGCTGGGGGGGTTGTTGGGGTCGTGGGGTTCGTTTGCCATGGCGTTACCTCGCTTCGGCCAGCTCGCCGGCGGCGGCGTGCAGCAGTTGTTCCTTGGTCACGGTCTCGCCCACGAACTCGCGCACGATGCGGCCCTTGGCCATCACCAGGATGCGCTCGCTCGCGGCCAGCACCGTCTCGGGCTCCGAGGAGATGAGCAGCACGCCCACGCCGGCCTGGCTAAGTTCACGCAGGATCTTCATCACCTCTTCCTTGGCCCCGACGTCCATGCCGCGCGTGGGTTCGCTGACGACGAAGACCTTCGGGGGCTCCACGAGCCAGCGGGCGATGGCCACCTTCTGCTGGTTGCCGCCGCTGAGG
This genomic stretch from Oceanithermus desulfurans harbors:
- the mtnK gene encoding S-methyl-5-thioribose kinase, which translates into the protein MAYQPLTPETLLDYLKGRPALAEILPPDESYDVQEVGDGNLNLVFVVQSRENPAHTLVVKQALPYLRVVGEDWPLTRDRVIYETEALMLHNKYAPGLAPRVYDHDYEMSTLMMVNLNRHEIMRKPLVRRVKFPNFAEQIATFLANTLFYTSDLYLKGEEKKALVERFMNPHLRKLQEDFVYTNPFKESPENNWNPLLDDLVQEVRRDGDLKERVAWLKEGYMNHAQSLIHADLHTGSIMINQQETRVIDPEFAFVGPAGYDVAAVLQNLMLSYASHFAHTPDPAARADYQTWLMETMKQIWERFAEKFENLWIEHPEGDLMPADYWAYPGGEADFARFRKDYLATVFRDMVGIAGTKALRRMMGIVSVWDISSIEDPEKRAVAERFAIQVGRRWIKEMDTIKNVDQFLDVMREEAERVDA
- the mtnA gene encoding S-methyl-5-thioribose-1-phosphate isomerase, translated to MNVGGEHYRTIWLKPGDDRTVQIIDQRPLPHTFVIEDLASSDAMARAIKEMHLRGAGLIGAAAGWGMYLAALEAPQSSLEAFLGYLHEAGEKLKKTRPTAVNLEWAVDRQLREIASRAQTPAEGVQVARATAQAIADEDAEFCRRIGEHGVKIIEEIYEKKGDTVHILTHCNAGWLAFVDYGTATAPMYEAQKRGIPIHVWVDETRPRNQGARLTAWELVQQGVPHTVVADNVGGHLMQHGLVDLVITGADRVTRCGDVANKIGTYLKALAAADNGVPFYVALPSSTLDWSICDGVAEIPIEQRGEEEVKYIQGLHEGEVKRVLLTPPESPAANYGFDVTPARLVRGLITERGVAAASEAGLLELYPERR
- a CDS encoding ABC transporter permease yields the protein MANEPHDPNNPPSRWRTFLAKSREFAPVWTLLALILFFSVYSDSFLTLENAANILNQVALLAIMGTGITFVLLTAQIDLSVSYMATFAGVVAAYYTAGHLPQPWPLVAALLAAGALGWINGVGTARLGIPSFMVTLAMSLIASGLSLYLTRGRILFDLPPLSETLGSGRIFGVKWLVIVAALTLLVGHLVLKYTRFGRYVYMTGANPKAAELAGVNTKGVITAVMVIGALTAGLAGVVGIGRLGSATPTAFDGMLIDAIGAVVLGGTSLFGGVGGIPQTIVGLLILGVLRNGLDQVSVDIYMKTLITGVILLAALVFNILFAGRKEA